The Alteriqipengyuania halimionae genome contains a region encoding:
- a CDS encoding YadA family autotransporter adhesin: protein MRINLLATAAVATAGSAALLSTPAQAQELQPVVDVCTGISLEPSAVTDIVGDAVVPTAEALEALYDALLSVSIVGAPLLTLDDVNLGAADTLQAYADGDPIALRVADTSGTLLAADSECNLTADGYAMNNEAGISIGGNQITGLGDGQAASAGELDAIAFGNNASTAAGATGAIAIGTNANATAANSVALGNGALADRGALIGYSAPGLAGTYTSIGTVSVGAPGSLRQITNVAPGTEATDAATVGQVQGAVAALQSELGNGVQYDGAAQTSVTLAGADGTTLTNVADGTLSGTSTDAVNGSQLFATNQQVANNTADIDGLDDRVRINAESIIDIDDSVAAIDVRVTQNTTDIAALQTSVANVPVGYVSDSDPTVASTTPTNSAALIGATPGTVTLNNVAAGELTAGSTQAVNGSQLFATNQQVDTNTDAIQANADAIASLGDGSSGNALAVLYDDASRTSLTLDGAGGTTVSNVADGEISATSTDAVNGAQLFATNQAVAANGDAIDSLDGRVTTNEGAIASLDTRVTTNDGDIANLDGRVTVNEGDIGTLNTAVTDIDTRVTNNSTQITLVQNELANVPLGYVSDTDPTVAADVPTNTAALIGAGSDPVTLTNVAAGTLAAGSTEAVNGAQLAATNVEVARNRNDIDENTANIAAINNNLAGSTTVAVQYSDPDNPTVSNGGTLTNDVALVGADATAPVALHNVAAGTSSTDAVNLGQLQSGLASAMADSRAYTDLRFNDLQADIAQLDFDLSELGRDAAGGTASAMAVSSIPQTISAGRSMFGGGVAHYRGETAFAIGMSTTFDDGRGVVKAGATLDSRGKGGVSAGAGFSF, encoded by the coding sequence TTGCGTATCAACCTATTGGCGACAGCTGCGGTCGCGACAGCTGGGAGCGCGGCCCTGCTATCCACTCCGGCGCAGGCTCAGGAATTGCAGCCAGTAGTTGATGTCTGCACCGGTATCAGCCTCGAGCCGTCGGCGGTTACCGACATAGTTGGCGATGCTGTGGTCCCCACAGCCGAGGCGCTGGAGGCATTATACGACGCGTTGCTCAGCGTCTCGATCGTGGGGGCACCATTGCTCACGCTCGATGACGTAAACCTTGGTGCGGCAGACACGTTGCAAGCCTATGCCGATGGTGATCCAATTGCGCTGCGTGTGGCAGATACCAGCGGGACGCTGCTCGCCGCGGACTCCGAATGTAACCTGACGGCCGACGGCTATGCTATGAACAACGAGGCAGGCATTTCCATCGGCGGCAACCAGATCACCGGTCTGGGCGACGGGCAGGCCGCCTCGGCCGGTGAACTCGACGCCATCGCTTTTGGCAACAATGCCAGCACTGCGGCCGGAGCCACCGGTGCCATAGCGATCGGCACCAACGCCAACGCAACTGCCGCAAACAGCGTAGCGTTGGGCAATGGCGCGCTGGCCGATAGGGGAGCCCTGATCGGCTATTCCGCTCCGGGCCTGGCGGGCACCTACACCTCGATCGGTACAGTTTCCGTCGGTGCGCCGGGAAGCCTGCGACAGATCACGAATGTCGCGCCGGGTACGGAGGCGACAGACGCCGCGACCGTTGGCCAGGTTCAGGGCGCGGTCGCAGCCCTCCAATCGGAGCTGGGCAACGGCGTGCAGTACGACGGTGCAGCGCAGACGAGTGTGACGCTCGCCGGCGCGGACGGAACGACCCTCACCAATGTTGCGGATGGAACGCTGTCCGGCACCTCGACGGACGCGGTCAATGGATCGCAATTGTTCGCGACCAATCAGCAGGTGGCGAACAATACTGCCGATATCGACGGTCTCGATGACCGGGTCAGGATCAATGCTGAGAGTATCATCGATATCGATGACTCCGTAGCCGCCATTGATGTGCGCGTGACACAAAACACGACGGATATCGCGGCACTGCAAACGTCGGTCGCCAACGTGCCTGTCGGATATGTGAGCGATAGCGACCCCACTGTCGCCAGCACCACTCCGACCAACAGCGCGGCATTGATCGGTGCCACCCCCGGCACCGTAACCCTCAACAATGTGGCGGCCGGCGAACTGACTGCGGGCTCTACGCAAGCGGTCAATGGGAGCCAGTTGTTCGCTACAAATCAGCAGGTTGATACCAACACGGATGCTATCCAGGCCAACGCCGATGCGATCGCGTCGCTCGGAGACGGAAGCAGTGGCAACGCGCTGGCCGTGCTCTACGACGATGCGTCGCGCACATCGCTGACGCTGGATGGCGCTGGAGGTACAACCGTGTCGAACGTGGCCGATGGAGAGATCAGTGCGACTTCCACCGATGCCGTGAATGGCGCTCAGCTGTTCGCAACAAATCAGGCGGTCGCAGCCAATGGCGACGCTATTGACAGCCTCGACGGGCGCGTCACGACCAACGAAGGGGCCATAGCCAGTCTCGATACGCGCGTTACCACCAACGACGGCGACATCGCCAATCTCGATGGTCGCGTAACCGTGAACGAGGGGGACATCGGCACCTTGAACACGGCGGTCACCGATATCGACACGCGGGTTACCAACAATTCCACCCAGATCACGCTGGTGCAGAATGAGCTCGCCAACGTTCCGCTAGGCTACGTTTCGGATACCGACCCGACTGTGGCCGCCGATGTGCCGACCAACACGGCAGCGCTGATTGGAGCGGGCAGCGATCCGGTTACGCTGACCAACGTGGCGGCGGGGACACTTGCAGCGGGGTCCACCGAGGCGGTGAATGGCGCGCAACTCGCTGCGACCAACGTTGAAGTTGCACGCAATCGCAACGATATCGACGAGAACACTGCAAATATCGCAGCCATCAACAACAATCTGGCGGGCAGCACCACGGTGGCGGTTCAGTATTCTGACCCGGACAATCCGACCGTCAGCAATGGCGGAACGTTAACCAACGACGTCGCACTGGTTGGTGCCGACGCGACTGCCCCGGTTGCACTTCACAATGTCGCTGCAGGAACAAGCAGCACCGATGCAGTCAATCTTGGCCAGCTACAAAGTGGTCTGGCCTCGGCAATGGCAGATTCGCGGGCCTATACCGATCTTCGCTTTAACGACCTGCAGGCTGATATCGCACAGCTCGACTTCGATTTAAGCGAACTCGGACGGGATGCTGCGGGGGGGACCGCCAGCGCGATGGCTGTATCGAGCATTCCGCAGACCATCAGCGCTGGTCGATCGATGTTCGGCGGCGGCGTCGCTCATTATCGCGGCGAGACGGCCTTTGCGATCGGCATGTCGACGACCTTCGACGATGGGCGTGGCGTGGTGAAAGCCGGGGCGACACTGGATAGTAGAGGAAAGGGCGGCGTGAGCGCCGGGGCAGGCTTCAGCTTCTGA
- a CDS encoding glycosyltransferase family 2 protein: MSDPWAITLSSVVLWLAWGCFLIVALRNLVSVVQLIVAAYVFKTRVPPAARSIDLWARYSDVAPPISVLAPAYNEELSIIESVRALLGLEYPEHEVIVINDGSTDATLDILIRAFAMKPANLPQVAELQVTKIVGTYRSTTHPNLIVIDKENGRKADAVNAGLGFARTPLVCIIDADSIIEPDGLLRSAEPFLSDDGSLVAVGGAIRIANGCDVKGGSLRKIGVPKAWIPRFQVVEYLRAFLTARVANAHFDALTLISGAFGLFRRDVLVEIGGYHHDTIGEDLELMIHLHRYLRDKQVPYSFDFVPEIVCWTEAPATLGGLRNQRARWQQGALETLNRHRSMLFNPRYGRIGILMMPQIVLEDVLGPPAELIGYIVFPAAYLLGVLSGEAALAYLFLTFVFGTGLSVGTLALEETQLRRTPNARDLARIAVAAVVENFGYRQVNLVFRLIGIKRYFRGEKGWSAVPRVGFNG, translated from the coding sequence ATGTCCGATCCTTGGGCTATCACCTTGTCGTCGGTGGTCTTGTGGCTCGCTTGGGGGTGTTTTCTCATCGTGGCTTTGCGCAATCTGGTGAGCGTGGTGCAGCTGATCGTCGCGGCGTATGTTTTCAAGACCCGAGTTCCGCCTGCGGCCCGCTCGATCGATCTTTGGGCCCGCTATTCCGATGTGGCGCCGCCCATCTCGGTCCTCGCACCTGCTTATAATGAAGAATTGTCGATCATCGAGAGTGTCAGAGCTCTGCTGGGCCTCGAATACCCGGAACATGAAGTGATCGTCATAAACGACGGCTCTACCGACGCGACGCTGGATATTCTTATCCGGGCGTTTGCGATGAAACCTGCCAATCTCCCGCAAGTGGCAGAACTGCAGGTCACGAAGATTGTCGGGACGTACCGCTCAACGACGCATCCGAACCTGATCGTGATCGACAAGGAAAACGGACGCAAAGCCGATGCGGTCAATGCAGGGTTGGGCTTTGCCAGAACGCCGCTGGTTTGCATCATCGACGCCGATTCCATCATCGAACCGGATGGCCTGCTGCGCTCTGCCGAACCTTTTCTGAGTGATGACGGTTCGCTTGTCGCGGTAGGCGGTGCGATCCGGATTGCGAACGGCTGCGACGTCAAGGGCGGCTCGCTGCGCAAGATCGGCGTGCCCAAGGCGTGGATTCCGCGCTTCCAGGTGGTCGAGTATCTGCGCGCGTTTCTGACCGCTCGGGTCGCGAACGCGCACTTCGATGCGCTGACGCTGATTTCAGGTGCGTTCGGCCTTTTCCGGCGCGATGTGCTCGTGGAGATTGGCGGCTATCATCATGATACGATTGGCGAAGATCTGGAACTCATGATTCACCTCCATCGCTATCTGCGGGACAAGCAGGTTCCGTACTCGTTCGACTTTGTGCCCGAGATCGTGTGCTGGACCGAAGCCCCGGCGACCCTGGGCGGGTTACGCAACCAGCGGGCCCGTTGGCAGCAGGGGGCGCTCGAGACGCTCAACCGCCACCGGTCGATGCTGTTCAACCCGCGCTACGGACGTATCGGAATACTGATGATGCCACAGATCGTGCTGGAGGACGTATTGGGGCCACCAGCCGAACTTATCGGCTACATCGTATTCCCCGCTGCTTACCTGCTCGGTGTCCTGTCAGGCGAAGCGGCGCTGGCCTATCTGTTTCTCACTTTCGTATTCGGCACAGGGCTGAGTGTCGGGACCCTCGCGCTGGAAGAAACGCAGCTTCGCCGTACTCCGAACGCGCGCGATCTTGCGCGTATCGCGGTTGCGGCGGTGGTCGAGAACTTCGGATACCGACAGGTCAATCTGGTATTCCGCCTCATCGGCATAAAGCGTTACTTCCGCGGCGAGAAGGGCTGGTCGGCCGTGCCACGTGTGGGCTTCAACGGCTGA
- a CDS encoding PAS domain-containing protein has protein sequence MESEGAERNQSEHSRRGGPEDLHGMPEPEAAKDVAVPAANFVRGFARWCDKALTKPVFVTKHGRITHALINIDRYAEMNEELPVETHDREANPFELAEWIDEAVIICDNDLIIESMNRIASATCGISASQCVGRRLYDCLPKLRGTLFDVHLMRTVEANESTSADIPSPLREEGWLRLQSFPLHGRNVLMFRDITEEVKRHRLADVKAALIEAMSVHNAIGYVRVDVSGLIERVDEPFCDLLGLPTKRLLGARLIDLITRENRVAFKAQLQEAMAGNGARRLTSRFISNSGETEDLVAAIVQLRGAYGAEGAVILLTPVHIDLIHGADQETARK, from the coding sequence ATGGAGTCCGAAGGCGCAGAACGGAACCAGAGCGAACATAGTCGTCGTGGCGGGCCCGAGGATTTACACGGTATGCCCGAGCCCGAAGCAGCGAAAGACGTTGCGGTGCCAGCGGCGAACTTCGTCAGGGGGTTTGCGAGGTGGTGCGACAAAGCTCTCACAAAACCTGTGTTCGTTACCAAACATGGCCGAATCACCCATGCGTTGATCAATATTGACCGGTACGCGGAGATGAACGAGGAGCTCCCTGTCGAGACACATGACAGAGAGGCCAATCCGTTCGAACTTGCGGAATGGATCGATGAGGCGGTCATCATTTGCGATAACGATCTAATTATCGAATCGATGAACCGCATCGCCTCAGCAACTTGCGGGATATCCGCTTCGCAGTGCGTCGGCCGAAGGCTCTACGATTGCCTGCCCAAATTGCGTGGCACGCTATTCGACGTTCATCTGATGCGAACGGTTGAAGCGAACGAGTCGACATCGGCAGATATCCCGTCACCTTTACGCGAGGAAGGCTGGCTGCGATTGCAGAGCTTCCCGCTTCACGGGCGCAATGTGCTCATGTTTCGGGACATAACCGAAGAGGTGAAACGGCACCGCTTGGCCGACGTCAAAGCTGCCTTGATAGAAGCAATGTCGGTTCATAACGCGATCGGCTATGTGCGCGTCGACGTAAGCGGACTGATCGAACGGGTAGACGAACCGTTTTGCGACCTTCTGGGGCTCCCGACAAAGCGGCTTCTGGGAGCAAGGCTGATCGATCTTATCACCCGGGAGAACCGGGTGGCTTTCAAAGCCCAACTGCAAGAGGCCATGGCAGGAAACGGAGCGCGCCGACTTACCTCGCGGTTCATTTCAAATAGTGGCGAAACCGAGGATCTGGTAGCTGCGATCGTGCAATTGCGAGGCGCGTATGGGGCTGAAGGCGCCGTGATCCTACTTACGCCGGTGCATATAGATTTAATCCACGGTGCCGATCAAGAAACGGCGCGTAAATAA
- a CDS encoding PAS domain S-box protein codes for MSGSAYFRENGVRGSRRPSGLLAKLPVRILGLALGYAVLGWAGQQLAPPPGFASLIWPAAGLAIAAIAAWGYRVWPGVFLGAFLVNALAVSSVVFPPDATVLLNATVIATGSTLQAVLGGYWIRSRAGFPLKLAGPSETMRLVLLVAPLTCLVGATFGTSALFATGVVAQSSLLSFWLHWWAGDTGGVLLIVPLLLLAPWNHGTVRWRGEAISPFSTLAFIAILILLCATLAAWRLNMQAAFERSQASFESLATDSEQALDHRLQSYRQALDGGAALFEVSDGVTLGKWQVYTSVLDLAQTLPGISGIGFIEPVRAGDEPAFLESLAARGLDDFDIRPLTDRGEKFVIVAIEPKADNLAAVGLDIAFEENRRNAASNARDTGRATITKRILLVQDETESPGFLLLRPFYKAGMPTTTVEERRAAFEGWIYAPFIGPRFMTGLTPSQGELFEISVYDGARPDPDNLIFSSSEAGGGQASPDFTVERTFKVMEQTWTVVWTSTPAFERGMVTSAANLILVSGLMLTIIFAALLLGGSRREAYVRTQVDQRTRELEETVAALGESERRFGDLAGLSPAGIFRTDPYGFCTYVNEAWLGETGLSASQAMGAGWLDAVHPDHRQAVKQEWLAIVAAEKRWRSELQFVNSDGTPRWIDLIAAPRIASDGEMQGFIGVAIDVTEQKLAVDALKESEKRFQSLASSSPAGIFRTDADGVLNYVNPAWSLMAGLPEQEALGAGWSKAVYPDDLDGLAQAWAAAVEKGEPFRGEFRWLHQDGSIVWCDAVAQPVSDDEGIVSGYIGVVIDVSDRKRFEKEIAERDNQLALLAENATDAVFRVALDGTCLYASPSAQDVLGAPSENLIGTNALDGLHPDDEERVASLFDKLRSGRIEQIVVAYRWRLTDEEEYRWLEANAGLVKEDESDAAKEVSVSIRDIGDRKKMELDLVAARQTAETAAAAKATFLANMSHEIRTPMNGVVGFTELLLAGELSPDQREKAQLIGESGRAMMQILNDILDISKIDAGQMKIVREPIDLRHKLNSAIKLLEPSALQKGLDFELVVADDVPSRVMADPLRLRQILTNLVGNAIKFTSDGMVRCRVSVEPGLNDQDTLCIAVEDSGIGIPADRLEAIFREFSQADESTARIFGGTGLGLTISNELAKMMDGELVVSSEQGHGSVFTLRLPLLRAEATQVALDTELSGERELAFARPPRILVAEDHDINQALILSMASRIGLAFDIAANGEETVRIVTDAREAGKPYDLVLMDVQMPIMDGLEATRSLREAGISGKEMPILAQTANAYSDDVERCLAAGMQGHLAKPIRMRSLKAAIKEWLPEEIFSDSNATSAKITPPDPGEALAKRYAERRDKTLDALHGLDATSAIDRGEVEAVAMMLHQLAGSAGMFGEAELGEAARAQQKAMLEAEGDAISDAVRKAQQAFSALR; via the coding sequence ATGAGTGGAAGCGCATATTTTCGTGAAAACGGAGTTAGAGGTTCGAGACGACCGAGCGGGCTGCTGGCCAAGCTCCCGGTCCGGATCCTTGGGCTTGCGCTGGGATATGCAGTTCTGGGCTGGGCTGGTCAGCAGCTGGCACCACCGCCCGGCTTCGCCTCGTTGATCTGGCCTGCGGCGGGACTCGCCATCGCAGCCATCGCAGCCTGGGGCTACCGGGTCTGGCCGGGTGTCTTCCTGGGTGCCTTTCTGGTCAACGCCCTGGCGGTCAGCTCGGTCGTCTTTCCCCCTGACGCAACCGTCTTGCTGAATGCAACGGTCATTGCGACCGGATCCACGCTGCAAGCAGTTCTCGGCGGGTATTGGATAAGAAGTCGTGCAGGCTTTCCGCTGAAGCTCGCAGGCCCGAGCGAGACGATGCGGCTCGTTCTGCTCGTCGCTCCGCTGACCTGTCTTGTCGGTGCGACCTTCGGAACGAGCGCGCTTTTTGCGACCGGGGTCGTGGCGCAGAGCAGTCTGTTGAGCTTCTGGCTGCACTGGTGGGCAGGCGACACGGGCGGTGTGCTGCTTATCGTCCCGCTCCTGTTGCTCGCGCCCTGGAACCACGGAACGGTGCGGTGGCGGGGAGAGGCAATTTCGCCTTTCTCGACGCTCGCATTCATCGCCATCCTGATCCTGCTATGCGCGACACTGGCGGCGTGGCGACTGAATATGCAGGCGGCTTTCGAACGCAGCCAGGCGTCTTTCGAATCGCTGGCGACCGACAGCGAGCAGGCACTCGATCATCGTCTGCAGTCCTACCGGCAGGCGCTCGACGGCGGCGCGGCGCTTTTCGAGGTATCCGACGGGGTCACGCTGGGGAAATGGCAAGTCTACACCTCGGTTCTCGACCTGGCACAAACACTTCCCGGCATCAGTGGTATCGGGTTCATCGAACCCGTTCGCGCGGGTGACGAACCGGCCTTCCTCGAAAGCCTCGCTGCGAGGGGGCTGGACGATTTCGACATTCGTCCACTGACCGACCGGGGCGAGAAATTCGTTATCGTTGCCATCGAGCCAAAAGCGGACAACCTCGCTGCCGTCGGCCTCGACATTGCGTTCGAGGAAAATCGCAGAAATGCGGCAAGCAACGCGCGCGACACCGGGCGGGCCACGATTACGAAGCGCATTCTTCTCGTTCAAGACGAGACGGAAAGCCCCGGATTTCTCTTGCTGCGCCCCTTCTACAAAGCGGGAATGCCGACAACTACCGTAGAGGAACGCCGTGCGGCTTTCGAGGGGTGGATCTATGCTCCCTTCATCGGCCCGCGTTTCATGACCGGCCTGACGCCCAGTCAGGGAGAACTGTTCGAAATCTCTGTCTATGACGGAGCGCGGCCCGATCCTGACAATCTGATTTTCAGCAGTTCCGAAGCAGGCGGCGGCCAAGCGTCTCCCGACTTTACGGTCGAGCGCACGTTCAAGGTGATGGAGCAGACCTGGACCGTCGTGTGGACCAGCACGCCGGCGTTCGAACGTGGGATGGTGACGAGTGCGGCCAACCTCATACTGGTTTCCGGCCTGATGTTGACGATCATCTTTGCCGCACTTCTGCTCGGCGGCTCACGTCGCGAAGCCTATGTCAGGACGCAAGTCGACCAACGCACTCGCGAGCTTGAGGAGACCGTGGCCGCGCTTGGTGAAAGCGAACGGCGATTCGGCGATCTCGCCGGCCTCTCTCCGGCAGGCATCTTCCGCACCGATCCATACGGTTTCTGCACCTATGTCAACGAAGCCTGGCTCGGCGAAACAGGACTGAGTGCGTCGCAGGCGATGGGGGCTGGCTGGCTCGATGCGGTGCATCCCGATCACCGGCAGGCTGTAAAGCAGGAATGGCTCGCGATTGTCGCAGCGGAAAAGCGTTGGCGTAGCGAACTGCAATTCGTGAATTCGGATGGCACGCCGAGGTGGATCGACCTGATCGCGGCGCCGCGGATCGCCTCCGATGGCGAGATGCAGGGCTTCATCGGTGTCGCGATCGACGTCACCGAACAAAAACTGGCGGTCGATGCGCTGAAGGAAAGCGAAAAGCGGTTCCAGTCGCTCGCGAGTTCTTCGCCAGCAGGCATTTTCCGCACGGATGCGGACGGGGTCCTCAATTACGTCAACCCCGCGTGGTCCTTGATGGCAGGCCTTCCCGAGCAGGAAGCACTCGGGGCTGGCTGGAGCAAGGCCGTCTATCCAGACGATCTTGACGGGCTTGCGCAGGCATGGGCTGCAGCGGTCGAGAAAGGCGAACCATTCCGCGGCGAGTTCCGCTGGCTTCATCAGGACGGTTCGATCGTCTGGTGCGATGCCGTGGCCCAACCCGTTTCGGACGACGAAGGAATTGTAAGCGGCTATATCGGCGTCGTGATCGACGTCAGCGACCGCAAGCGCTTCGAGAAAGAAATCGCCGAGCGTGACAATCAGCTGGCACTGTTGGCGGAAAACGCAACAGACGCCGTGTTCCGCGTCGCGCTCGACGGGACGTGTCTTTATGCTTCTCCGTCGGCGCAAGACGTGCTTGGCGCGCCTAGCGAGAATTTGATCGGCACCAATGCCCTCGATGGCTTGCACCCGGACGACGAGGAACGCGTGGCGTCCTTGTTCGACAAGCTGCGATCGGGACGAATCGAGCAGATCGTAGTGGCCTACCGGTGGCGATTGACGGACGAGGAGGAATATCGCTGGCTTGAGGCCAATGCGGGCCTGGTCAAGGAGGACGAGAGCGATGCGGCGAAAGAAGTTTCGGTCTCCATCCGCGACATCGGCGACCGTAAGAAAATGGAGCTGGATCTCGTCGCCGCCCGCCAGACGGCAGAAACCGCAGCAGCGGCCAAGGCCACCTTCCTCGCCAATATGAGTCACGAAATTCGCACGCCGATGAATGGAGTGGTCGGCTTCACCGAATTGCTGCTGGCTGGCGAACTGTCGCCTGACCAACGCGAGAAAGCGCAGCTCATCGGCGAATCTGGCCGTGCGATGATGCAGATCCTCAACGATATTCTCGATATTTCCAAGATCGATGCCGGCCAGATGAAGATCGTCCGCGAACCGATCGACCTGCGTCACAAACTCAACTCGGCCATTAAGCTGCTTGAGCCTTCTGCCCTCCAGAAGGGTCTCGATTTCGAACTCGTGGTTGCAGACGACGTGCCCTCGAGGGTGATGGCCGATCCGCTCAGGCTGCGGCAGATCCTTACCAATCTGGTCGGCAATGCGATCAAATTCACTTCGGACGGGATGGTCAGGTGCCGTGTCTCGGTCGAGCCGGGGCTGAATGATCAGGATACGCTGTGTATTGCAGTTGAGGATTCAGGGATCGGCATACCTGCGGACCGGCTCGAAGCCATTTTTCGCGAATTCAGCCAGGCCGATGAATCCACCGCTCGCATATTCGGCGGGACAGGACTTGGCCTCACGATCAGCAACGAGCTGGCGAAGATGATGGACGGCGAATTGGTGGTCAGCAGCGAGCAGGGCCATGGTTCGGTATTCACCCTGCGGCTCCCGCTGCTGCGGGCCGAGGCCACTCAGGTGGCATTGGACACCGAGCTATCCGGCGAGCGGGAACTGGCTTTCGCCAGGCCGCCGCGCATTCTTGTGGCGGAAGACCATGACATCAACCAGGCGCTCATCCTTTCGATGGCCAGCCGCATCGGGCTCGCATTCGACATTGCCGCAAATGGTGAGGAAACGGTGCGGATAGTGACGGATGCGCGAGAAGCCGGCAAGCCTTACGATCTGGTCCTAATGGACGTCCAGATGCCTATCATGGACGGTCTGGAAGCCACGCGGTCGTTGCGTGAAGCCGGCATCAGCGGGAAGGAAATGCCGATCCTGGCACAGACCGCGAATGCCTATAGCGACGACGTCGAGCGGTGCCTTGCCGCCGGAATGCAGGGTCATCTGGCCAAGCCGATCCGTATGCGCAGCTTGAAAGCCGCCATCAAGGAGTGGCTGCCGGAAGAAATCTTCAGCGACTCAAACGCCACATCGGCGAAGATAACTCCGCCCGATCCGGGAGAGGCATTGGCAAAACGGTATGCCGAGCGGCGCGACAAGACTCTGGATGCACTCCATGGGCTGGATGCGACGAGCGCGATCGACCGGGGCGAAGTCGAAGCGGTCGCAATGATGCTGCATCAATTGGCGGGCTCGGCAGGAATGTTCGGCGAGGCGGAGCTAGGCGAAGCCGCAAGGGCGCAGCAGAAAGCCATGCTCGAGGCTGAGGGAGATGCCATCAGCGATGCCGTTCGCAAGGCCCAGCAGGCTTTCTCGGCGTTGAGATGA
- a CDS encoding GAF domain-containing protein has translation MEDREQKRLQTLHGYRLLDTLPEPEFDDIVRRAAERFDTPIALMSLVDADRQWFKAKVGLDVEETPRSVAFCAYTIQGDDVMVVEDATQDERFSRNPLVLDDPSIRFYAGAPVTGEGGQKLGTICVIDRKPRHDFSETDMEALAKLSAEVSRILASTKEMASSG, from the coding sequence ATGGAAGATCGTGAACAGAAGCGCCTGCAGACGCTCCACGGATACCGCCTGCTCGACACCCTGCCGGAGCCGGAGTTCGACGATATCGTAAGGCGCGCCGCCGAACGGTTCGACACCCCGATCGCGCTTATGTCGCTGGTCGACGCCGACAGGCAATGGTTCAAGGCGAAAGTCGGTTTGGATGTCGAAGAAACACCGCGCTCTGTCGCATTTTGCGCTTACACCATCCAGGGCGACGACGTGATGGTCGTGGAGGACGCCACCCAGGACGAGCGCTTCAGTCGCAATCCCCTGGTTCTCGATGATCCCTCGATCCGCTTCTATGCGGGCGCTCCGGTCACCGGAGAAGGCGGGCAGAAACTGGGCACGATCTGTGTCATCGATCGCAAGCCAAGGCATGATTTCAGCGAGACTGATATGGAAGCCCTGGCCAAGCTGTCCGCAGAGGTCAGCCGGATTCTCGCTTCGACAAAAGAGATGGCGTCATCCGGATAG
- a CDS encoding HEAT repeat domain-containing protein, whose translation MVQAIIFFSTAIALGMCLYMAWLLFGRWRTERMASRLKTVQREITRHYLARATEVNTEASVDVAPRAWSPALRLQSVSHLLHLLRGGDKERLLDIAEADGLFQTALTRVKSRNTATRRSAIRVLEQFGSHQCVASLTGVMANDPVPEIRVEAAGALASLGRLPSVRDTISLLELRSLKPLPLHKAILRSIAPRDAAQFAHLLATDLPVDLRVVLLDALGWSGKLEMVDKLVEASRDEDLAVREAALLAVGRLGHAGRGEWVIERLGDREPRVRASAAQVCGALGLVRAIDRLRELESDTSSWVRMHVEEALRKLTPITSRTEAS comes from the coding sequence ATGGTCCAGGCGATCATCTTTTTCTCTACAGCGATCGCGCTTGGCATGTGCCTTTACATGGCGTGGCTGCTTTTTGGGCGCTGGCGTACCGAGAGGATGGCCAGTCGCCTGAAGACGGTCCAGCGCGAGATCACCAGACACTATCTGGCACGCGCAACCGAGGTCAATACGGAGGCCTCGGTGGACGTGGCACCCAGAGCCTGGTCACCTGCTTTGCGCCTTCAGTCGGTGTCGCATCTGCTCCATCTGCTCCGAGGTGGAGACAAAGAGCGCTTGCTCGATATTGCCGAGGCCGACGGCCTGTTTCAAACGGCGCTTACCCGTGTAAAGAGTCGGAATACCGCCACTCGCCGGAGCGCGATCCGGGTGCTGGAACAGTTTGGAAGCCATCAGTGCGTTGCCTCTCTCACCGGGGTGATGGCGAACGATCCGGTGCCGGAAATCCGTGTCGAAGCCGCCGGCGCGCTCGCGAGCCTCGGTCGCCTGCCGTCGGTGCGCGATACGATTTCGCTGCTCGAGCTGAGAAGCCTCAAACCCTTGCCACTCCACAAGGCTATTTTGCGTTCAATTGCACCGCGCGATGCGGCGCAATTCGCACACTTGCTCGCGACAGATCTTCCGGTGGACCTGCGCGTTGTTCTCCTCGACGCGCTTGGCTGGAGCGGGAAGCTCGAAATGGTGGACAAGCTGGTAGAGGCCAGCCGCGATGAAGACCTCGCCGTGCGCGAGGCCGCACTACTCGCCGTGGGCCGCCTGGGTCATGCAGGAAGGGGCGAGTGGGTTATCGAGCGATTGGGAGATCGTGAACCGCGCGTTCGTGCTTCGGCGGCGCAGGTATGCGGAGCCCTGGGCCTTGTCCGCGCGATCGATCGGTTGCGAGAGCTCGAAAGCGATACTTCCAGCTGGGTGCGGATGCACGTCGAAGAGGCGCTGAGAAAATTAACCCCGATCACCTCTCGCACGGAGGCGAGCTGA